AGCTGCATAAAAATCTTTAAGGAATTCAAAaccaagcaacttagcatctaatgtagtgataagtgcataccTTTGTGAgagtgcatcagccactacattcgtctTACCTGTCTTGTATTTGATCACAAAGGTAAAACTGTCAATGAAGGTAATCCATCTTGCATGTCACTTACTCAACTTGTCTTGGGACTTGATATGCTTGAGCGACTCATGATCGGTGTGCAAGACAAACTCACGAGGGCGAAGGTAATGTTGCCATGTTTGTAGGGCTCGCACTAAGGCCATGAGTTCCTTATCATAGGTTGAGTAGTTTAGAGCAGCTCCATTTAACTTCTCGCTAAAGTAGGCAACCGGGCGGCCCTCTTGAAGTAAAACAACTCCAATACctataccagaagcatcacactctaCTTCAAAAGCTTTGTCAAGATTAGGTAAACTAagaacaggtgcatgtgtgagcatgtgtttaagtaattggaaagacttagcttGCTCCTCTCCCCAATGAAATTGCacatctttcttgataattgaTGTAAGTGGTGCAGCTATTGTGCTAAAATCCTTGACAAAATGCCTATAGAAGCTTGCCAAGCCATGGAAACTTCTCACCTCACTTACATTGGTAGGGGTTGGCCATTCACTAATAGCCTTCACCTTTTCTTGATCAACATGAATTCCCTGCTCACTAACAACATATCCTAGGAAAACCAATTGATTTGTGCAAAAGGTACACTTCTTAAGATTAGCGTAGAGGCTTGCCTTGCGAAGTGCATCGAGGACCATTTGTAAATGCACAACATGCTCATCTAGAGTCTTACTATagatcaaaatgtcatcaaagtaaacgacCACAAATTTACCAATGAAAGAGCGTAAAACATGATTCATGAGTCTCATAAAAGTACTTGGTGCATTGGTtagcccaaaaggcatgaccaaccactcaaaaagtccatgttttgttttaaatgcagttttccattcatctccttctttcatgcgaatttgatggtaaccacttttcaaatcaatcttagtaaaaatgatagcaccatgtaattcatcaagcatgtcatccaAACGAGGTATGGGATGGCGGTACTTTACCGTTATGGCATTAGCCCTACAATCAGTGCACATTCTCCATCCTCCATCTTTCTTCGGAACAAGTAGAACTGGTACAGCACAAGGGCTTAGACTCTCTTGAATCCAACCCTTACTAAGCAACTCCTCAACTTGTCGTTGTTGCTCCTTGGTTTCCTCAGGATTGGTCCTATATGGTGCCTTGTTTGGAAGGGAAGAGccaggaatgaaatcaatttgatgttcaattcccctTAATGGAGGCAAACCATTAGGTATATCCTCAGGAAAGACGTCTTGATACTCCTGTAAGAGGTTAGTAATAACACTAGGCAAAGAAGCATCAAGAGCATTAGTGAGTAAGGATTCCTtgccaaataaaataaataaaacctgatTAGAATGCACGGCCTTTCTCACATCTTTCACCTTGGCAAGCATGCTGGGTTTTCTCTCCTGTGTGGGCTCGAATACCGAATGAGAGTGATCCAACTTGCTTGAAGAAGGATCGGCCAACACTAATTTCTTAGCTTTGGCGTTGTCCTTCTTGGTGGTAGCATGCAAGTCATACTCTTTTTGTAGACTAACTTGATCCTCATGTACTTGTTGAGGTGTAAGAGGTGCAAGTGtaatctttttacaattatgcataaaagagtatttgttcaagaaaccatcaaaagtgactcttttgtcaaattgccaaggacgCCCTAAGAGTATATGTGCAGCTTGCATTGGTAATACATCACACATAACATCATCTTCATACCTACCAATGCGAAAAGTAACCAAAACTTGTTTATGAACACGTACCTCTCCACTGTTGTTTAACCACTGAAGCTTGTAGGAACGGGGGTGCTCACTAGTTGGCAAGtttagtttctccaccatcaatgcACTAGCAACATTAGTGCAACTTCCGGGGTCAATCACCAAGCTGCATACCTTGTTGGTCACATGGCACCTAGTGTAAAAGATGTTGTCACGTTGAAGCTCATCTTTACTAGCTTGAGTAGCTAGCGCCCTTCTTGCTACCAATCCAACTTTGTCTTGAGTTGGAACTTCCTCtatttcatcttcctcttcaaccaaGGGAGGCATGTCTTTGTAATCCTTCTCTTCATCATCAGTGACAATGTCTCCATATGGTAGGACAAGCATGGTCCTTGGGTTTGGACATTGGCTTGCAATATGTCCAACTCCTTGACACCTCCAACATTTGGTGTCACGATTCCTAGGTTTTGAAGTTTCAATTGTTGGCTTTGAAACAACCTTGGAGTCGGTTTTGGTAACAGGTGGCCGCGAGCTTGACCCTTGATCTTGCTTCGGCTTTGGAGGGTTTCAAGCATTCGAACCTCTCTCTTCCCTTCTAGACTGGAATGGTCGAGTAAATGTTTGTGGATGAGGGTTATAATTTCTGgttgtacccctcctcttgagcctttgctcaatCTTGATAGCCTTTTCCACCATATCTTCTATCTCCACATAGTATTGAAGCTCCAGTTGATCGGCTATTTCAGCCCTCAGACCATTGAGAAACCTTGCCATTGTAGCCTctctatcttcttgaatatcaGCTCTCAACATGGAGATTTCCATgtccttgtagtagtcctcaaCTGAGCGTTGACCTTGCGTCAAGGTTTGAAGTTTTTGGTACAAGTCTCTATGGTAGTGACTTGGTACAAATCGCTTCTTCATAAGTCTCTTGAGCTCAGTCCAAGTGGTTATAGGTGGTTCACCACACCTTCTCCTGCTTGTAGCCACTTGTTCCCACCAAACTATGGCATAGTCGGTGAATTCTACTACAGCAAGTCTCAATTTTTGTGCATCGGTGTAGTCATTACAATCGAATACTAGCTCTACTCGACTCTCCCATTCAAGGTATGTATCCGgatcagatttgccttggaaaggaGGAATCTTCATCTTAATCCCTTTGATTGCATCACCAATTGCTCTTGTGTTTCTCTTCGGTCTCCCTTGCCCGTATGCCTCACGGTCCGAATCGGCATTGGAGTCACTAGACTCCTCCAGGGTGGATTTTCCCCTAGATTTCCTAgaagaaaccctagatgaaCTTAGTTGATCAATCTGCTCATGGATCGTTTCCAATCTTTGGTCA
The genomic region above belongs to Coffea arabica cultivar ET-39 chromosome 7c, Coffea Arabica ET-39 HiFi, whole genome shotgun sequence and contains:
- the LOC140010626 gene encoding uncharacterized protein gives rise to the protein MLVLPYGDIVTDDEEKDYKDMPPLVEEEDEIEEVPTQDKVGLVARRALATQASKDELQRDNIFYTRCHVTNKVCSLVIDPGSCTNVASALMVEKLNLPTSEHPRSYKLQWLNNSGEITLAPLTPQQVHEDQVSLQKEYDLHATTKKDNAKAKKLVLADPSSSKLDHSHSVFEPTQERKPSMLAKVKDVRKAVHSNQEYQDVFPEDIPNGLPPLRGIEHQIDFIPGSSLPNKAPYRTNPEETKEQQRQVEELLSKGWIQESLSPCAVPVLLVPKKDGGWRMCTDCRANAITVNLPNLDKAFEVECDASGIGIGVVLLQEGRPVAYFSEKLNGAALNYSTYDKELMALVRALQTWQHYLRPRKTNVVADALSQRYALITTLDAKLLGFEFLKDFYAADSDFGEIFVSLPRHSRKHYFISQGFLYYKNKLCIPKSSMRTLLVREAHGGGLMGHFGIAKTLIILQEHFFWPRMRSDVKRHIERTRKGHVSIYVVVDHFSKIAHFIPCLKTDDAKHVADLFFREIVRLHDLTPLPVHERVNLDGKNKAAYVRELHTKVRANIEKRTLQYIQSANKGRRKMVFEPGDWVWIHMRKERFPVKRRSKLLPRGDGPFQVLERINDNAYKLELPDDEFDLRTNHLQDEGTNEEGLKAAQTSSAQFLKKYAIIAMLKHYILHLNNLLMGIRSVFR